The genomic segment taTAATTTGGAATCTGAAAAATCATACATACTAATGTAATAAAgacaatactaaatatttaacagattatattattatacatgttaaaTGAAATGCTTACTTCTATATTCCTCTTAGTATTTTTAGAAACTGGATTGCTTTTTATAGGATCATAACTTCCTAGGCATGTGTAATATGCATCATCTGCTGTGATCAAAGACAATTCTtccatgttttttaatttagctattcatagtgaataaataaaaattatgcactgttgggaaaaaattatttttaaaaaacaacctGATTTAGTTTGTGGAATACTAGTTCTCCGCCGTTTTGTCTGGTTGGATTCTAATGGATCTGGGTTCGGTTGTTTAGTAGCTGCTTGACGAATCGTTCGCTTTTTAGGTTTAATGTGTTGATGTTCTTGTTGATATTGTTTTTCAGCCAAACTCAAATCTCCTATGCCAGATGAGCATGTTGAAGAAACTTGTGTGAATGATAAGACATCCGACTTCTGTTTGAGCTGTACAACAAACCGTTAAAAAGTTACATACaagctataaatataaaaaattcaataaaaatgaagACTAaagttactaaattataatgattttaacttttaaatcacTTGAGGTAATATTCAAATTGCTACTCACATATTCCACTTCGTTTGTCAACTGTAATATCTTTTCATCTTTCTCTTTGGACATCGCCGAGGCACGACCGACACCACGGCTATTCCGTCTCCTCGCCATGATTATTATGTGACAGACTTACGTACCTATCGAACAATGACCGTAAACGGACTGGAGCGATTTgaacaggaaaaaaaaaatatgaaataacggATCAACGAACATGGTTCACCACTACGATAACACGACAATATTCAAAACACAAACAAACGCGTTGTCATCGTGCAAGGACAGCAGTGCGGGAGTGAGCGACCGACTGAACGAGCGAGACAGACAACTGGTTGACAGGTCAGCCAACGTTAAATTACTTCATTTTCaacttatcaaatataatataatgtataatttgatGTAGGTTTTATTATCAGCatttatatgatatgatattaaattattattattcacaggCACGTATCCAGGGGGAGATCCATGGGTGCTgtgctcccccccccccccaaatttttgtttcattttaaatttggaaaaCCGTTTGAAACAAAACATTGTTGTTTTGTCATCGATTGAAATctaaactattttgaaaatattttaatgaattttgtgcaaatttgaactttagatgcatgtaaaaataattcatcatatGGATCTTTAATACGGTACACATGAATTGCCTCCCGACGATATTTAACCTCTACACGAATTGTGTCccaacataaatacattattttcctCCCCAATGTATACAGACTTAGGCCTACCAAtagcaaattattaatatcggaaagttaaaaataatcattttgtcGTTGTCATccaattagtaaattaaataagtagataagtttaaattataaaaaaaaaaaatataaatataaaaatgaaaatttaagacTGGTAGAAACTTGAACGATACCTGTTTAATATAATCAAGACTGGTTTGTTGgccattttcatattattttaccataatattttgtctcAAAACTTTTTCTTATGCACATACCATCcgcgttttgtttttaattataaaaatactatacgtTGTTTAATGCACCTatgattgtttttgaaaaatatttatgaatttcgaactgaaaaaaattttaaaatggtggataagtggatgtcgctctgccgtacagtaggttacaaatgggtcactgtataatggatggtattaaatttgaattcaattatataatatcattgtatacgaataacgattctgaacggtgatggtttgtcagtgtggatattttattattttatattatatttatattgttattattattaaaacagtagccggtaaattgaattaatgttataaaattacaacaaaataactaaaactaaCTTAATCTTGGTTGTTTGATaagtaatttcctccaaatttgaacacaaaacaactattaaaaaaactgtgtttttatatttttgagatttttgataaaaaattatttttactctcaACTACACTTGTACTATCACGGTTAGCGACAACGACTCGCGTAATGTTATGGACGGAAAGGGGGTAAACTCACAATGTATTACCTGGTACAAATACTTACTAAACACAAAATTTGGTCAAAcactttgaacaattttttcctGGGAATCATAGTTCAAGCTGGTTTGAGAGCTATAAGTACCGTGTGTCGAGTCGAGTCAATTAAAATTGCATTCTGATCGGACGCTACTTTTTTGGTTACGTGTAATTACAAAATTGCAACCAAGTAAATCAAGAATTGACTACAGCTCAACTTTTTAACCATTATGGACTATGGTCACCAACATGGTCGACGCAAGGACCGTGCAAACAGCGCACCTGCACAGGGCCTCTCAGAAACGGAGCGCACTTCGAAAagaaaatcattattcattactgttaattattgttataaaaaatgaatttgaaactttttgttcattgtttaaaacaattaaaacatatatataaaacagtgtaaaatccaagtgaatatt from the Acyrthosiphon pisum isolate AL4f chromosome X, pea_aphid_22Mar2018_4r6ur, whole genome shotgun sequence genome contains:
- the LOC100571546 gene encoding uncharacterized protein LOC100571546, whose protein sequence is MARRRNSRGVGRASAMSKEKDEKILQLTNEVEYLKQKSDVLSFTQVSSTCSSGIGDLSLAEKQYQQEHQHIKPKKRTIRQAATKQPNPDPLESNQTKRRRTSIPQTKSAKLKNMEELSLITADDAYYTCLGSYDPIKSNPVSKNTKRNIEVSISFNMYNNIIC